In Lolium rigidum isolate FL_2022 chromosome 7, APGP_CSIRO_Lrig_0.1, whole genome shotgun sequence, the DNA window tacgcaaggccgCGGTCACCTTCTGATAGGTGCTATgcccaagttctccggcggcatttcTCCGTTGCTCAAAGAACCGATCATACTTTGTCACCTTCGTTGCGATGTGCTTGAATAAGTTGATGCTCATCTGAAAACGCcgccaaaaatagctttcaggatATGTCGGATTTTTATTGAAAAACGACTGCATCAACTTCTCGCGctcttcaatcctttctctccacaacttctatctaccgaacaccgatccacctaTTTTTGGCTTCTTAATGATGCGGTATGCCAATAGTATGGATATATTCTCTTCTTCCTCTATATCATACTCGTCATCCAATGAATcatatgatgaactctacaaatatacatatgaaatGACTTTACTGCTACTAGTTGTAATAAAAAAAAATGAGCAAAAAATGTTGGCGGTCAATGGAGGCGCATACCTTGCGAGCATTTCGGTGAGCATCTAGGGTGCGCCATGTTGAAGGTAGGCTCGAGGAGGACATGGTCGCCGATGGAGCGCGGCGCTAGCAAGAGGTGCGAGGCTCGGTGCCATCGGTGGTGGCGCCGGCTTGGTACAGCATGGTGGAGCGCTCGATACTGGCGAGAGGAGGCGGATCTACGGCGCTGCGGCGAATtcgagcggaggcggcggcgaaatCGACCGGTGCCGGCAATATCACGTGGCGGTGGCGCAGGTGGGGGGAGAGTGCGCGGGTGAAATTTCCAGCCATTGGAGCTTCGCGCGTTTGTGAAACGATGCCGCGCGCTGCAGCCCACCCCTCAGATATGGCGACCCGGATAGGGCAAAACACCGCGCGCACCAATTTTTTGCAGGGCCGACGCGGATAGGGCGCCTGCTGGAGAAGCTAATTTGTCTCAATACACTCTATACCGGTGATTATTATAACACGACGGAATAGCGCGACTGTTGAAAATGCTCTTATAAATTGCCATAGGAGCCTTTAAAGCAGGCAATAGGAGCTCCCTTTGAGCTGGGAGCGGAGGAGCAAATGTAGAGACTGACTTGGTGGGAGGGGTGGCCCAGTGAGGGCCCATGTTTCTACGTGCATAGGCATGGGCTAGGAAAACTAAGCCCTAAACGAGAATTATCATATCATAGTGGGTGCCTGGTGAAAAGTGGTATTTACATTTTTATATTTTGTCACCTACCTCGAGTACAGCGTGGGCAGCTGACTCGCTGAGATAGCCACCACATGCACGTATAGAAAATTCGTTTTTTACTATTGATCACACTATCCAGTGACGCTATTTTCTGTACCGCTAAGTTTTATTTTTACGATCTCAAACTCGTGTAGGCAATCTTTTTACGAATAATCAAACGAGCGGACGTTACGCGCCCGGACTCAATCCCGCGCGTCTGGTTCCGCTGGGAGATTCGTGCGTCACCATTTTGCAAAAAAGACCCCGTACTTCCTGCAAATCACGATATGGTCCGATGAAAGCTCTGTATAAATATCTCCCAGCCCCCGTAGAAACCCTAAATCGGACCATTTTTCCCCTCGCCGCCATCCCCGCCTCCCCTCGCCTCTCCCCTCGTCGCCTCCCCTCGCTGCCGTCCCTCTCCGACGGGCCTCGTCGCCCTCCCCGGCCGTCCCGgggccgcttcctcctcgccgccacctcGCGCCGGCCCTGCATCGGGTCCTCGGCCTCCTCGTCGACGGgcgcacgccgccgccgtcggcctgGGCCGCCTCCCGCCGGCTATCTCCGGCGCCAGCACGGTCGGCCGAGGCGGAGGTCGCCGCCAGCCAGCACGGCCGAGCCGGCGGCTGGACAGGAGCcggctttttttcttttttttttctttgtaaaGATCTTTGTTTGGATCTTGTTGTATCTACTGGATCCTGTTGTTGTTTGGATCTTGTTGTATCTACTGGACACTTTTTGGATCTTGTAAATTTTTGTTAGAGATACTTTCTCGTATGTGTTTGATCTATGAAACTCTATGAAGCATTCTACAGAGATCTGATAAATGATACTTATAATAGCAACAATGGATACCTACTACATTTTTGTGAAGAACTTTTTGACTGTTAGATCTTTATCTTCAATTTCTGAAGAACTTAATAATGACAACAATGGATCTATATGAAAAGTTGTGAAGAACTTCATACAAAATAGTGGATCCACACATTATATGTGAAGAACTTTAGAACAGCATTAAGGATCTCTTGAGAGAAATTTGATAAAACAtaggactttttttgcaaaaatgaaGCACTAATCTTGATGCAGTGAACGGTGGCCGATTGGGTCCTGGCGCCATAAGGTCCGGTAGGAATCCACGTTCATCTTTTTACCATGTTAACCACTTTTCGGTGCCGCTAGCACTGAGGTAGCTTTTTCTCTTGTCTCAACGGCAACTACTCCTTCGCGCACTCGCGATAGGGCAGGCCTCATGGTAAAGAAACTGAAAAAGAAACGGTCCATCCGACTTTGTGAACGTTTTGCTCAGTCATGCTTTCTGTCGTTTTGAACCTTGGGCTCAGTCACGCCTTAGTAGGGCCTTTTTCTTTTCAACATAAAATCGTCTCCGGAGAGACCGAGAGCATCTCTAACATCCAAATGCACTCTCACCCTTTTATGAAAGTTATCtgagatttgtttaaatttagatgtatctatacattaaatagcatctagatacacataaattttgacaaaccAACGGAGAAAGTATTATAGAGCAACTAAAATAGGTAATTAAAAAAGTTATACATTACCAAAAAGTGAGTTTTAATCCTCCATCAAGAGGCGGGCAACTATCTCATTTGACACTCACTAAAATGTGGATcgttacatctaaattttgacgaACCCAGACAATGAAACAAAGAAGTATTATAGTGCACGTAAAATAGGTAATATAAAAAGTTGTACATTACCAAAAGGCGAGTTTTAATCGTAAGTTCACTTTTTTGGTTTCTATGTGATATAAAAAAGGTCACCTATGCACCATCACCTCAAACCCTTCTTCTTAGGCACTTCAAACTTTGAATTTAGCAACTCAAACTTCCATTTCAACACTTCTAATTCATTACTTTCAAACTCCGCTTCAACGATATATAGAACTTAACATCAATTTCGAAACTTCATAGTTCGAGAAACATCGAGATCAcccagtcgtcgtcgtcgtttgaGGCGTTGAGGTCATTCCAGATATTCTTGTCCAAATTAGAGGATGAGTCTGACGAGACGGCGACAGTGGAGGAGCTAGCCTCCGACTCTGCATCTCTTCACGGGTTCTCTCGAAGCGTAGTACTCCACCTTCAACTGCAAAATCCCCGAGTGCTTACGGAGCAACCTCACCATGGACGCCTCGTCGAACTCGCGAGCCCAAATCTGTAGAACGGCGCGGGGATTGTCCCTCTTCCGCTCGCGGGCGACCATTTGCACCTCCGGTGCGAGGAACTCGCGCTGAACGAGGCTATCCACCTTGCGGAAAGCTCATCTTTGACCGCAGCCGGCCAAACGTCTAAGCCGCGAAGTCGTGCGTGCAAGCGTTGAGCTCGGGTGACGTGAAGGTGTCCAAGCATCAACGCGTGCTGCCGACCGTGATCTCGGCGGTGTAGCGGCCGGCTTGCCGCAACCACACACCCAGGAAACCAATCGAGCTCTTGGGGCTGTGGCATCCCCACTCGGGACGTTGCGATCCAAACGCGATTCGATGTGAATCTGCGGGAAACATCGAACCAGTGCTTGAAAGCGGTGGATTTATTTCGCAGGAGGCTGCGGGAAAAGACGTGGCGAGATGTTTACTGTGACCGTTGAGCTAGGGGGGGCTAATTTTAGGTTATGCAAAATCAGTTTTACATAAGTGATGCGAGCGTATGTCTATTATAGGGCACACGTTAGAAATTAGAAATGATTTTATAAGATCTGTATGCGAATCGGGACAATTAATAAGGAGCCGATCTCAATACGATTGGACACGCCTGGCCTTGGTAGGCACATTTCAATTTTGGCAttactctttcttcttcctctcaccGCCCCTTGCTCCGTGAACGATCGGCGGCCACCGTGTCACGACGCCCTCCTCGCGATGCACATTAACTCCTTGACGTGGTCGTGCAACAGCACCCGTTGCTGCCGCTTCCCGGTCGTAGTCCACCACACCATCCCACACCTGCTCCTACCTACCCACCACCTCGCCGGTCAGCGGCGCCGCCATCGATCGCCACCGTGCGTTCGTGAAGGTTAGGTACGGTGCTCCACAGCCGGCAGCCGCCACCCACCCTCGCGCGCGCGCGGCTTTTCCGATGGGAAGAAATTTGACCAGACCAACCCCCGATCTCGATGATAAGTAAGAAAAATGGTTCCCCCGCGCGCGTGTTAAAATATGCTCCACTTCGGGCAAGTGTCCACGCCGCTGATACCACCACCAAACTCCCAAACTCACCCGACCCATCCCCGGCCGGATATAAAATCCCCACCGCGCTTCCATCAAATCAGATCAACCAATCTCTCAACACTCCCCAATCCCACAGCCACAGAAGCCACCTACCACCGCTCGACCGATCGACGATCGATGGAGGTCCTCCTCCTGGAGAAGGCCCTGCTGGGGCTCTTCGCGGCGGCGGTGCTGGCCATCGCCGTCGCGAAGCTCACCGGCAAGCGCTTCCGCCTCCCGCCCGGCCCCTCCGGCGCCCCCATCGTCGGCAACTGGCTGCAGGTCGGCGACGACCTGAACCACCGCAACCTGATGGGCATCGCGAAGCGGTTCGGGGAGGTGTTCCTGCTCCGCATGGGCATCCGCAACCTGGTGGTGGTGTCCAGCCCGGAGCTGGCCAAGGAGGTGCTCCACACGCAGGGCGTGGAGTTCGGCTCCCGCACCCGCAACGTCGTCTTCGACATCTTCACCGGCAACGGCCAGGACATGGTCTTCACCGTCTACGGCGACCACTGGCGCAAGATGCGCCGGATCATGACCGTGCCCTTCTTCACCAACAAGGTGGTGGCGCAGAACCGggtgggctgggaggaggaggccAGGCTCGTGGTGGAGGACGTCAAGGCCGACCCGGCGTCCGCGACCACCGGCACCGTCATCCGGCGAAGGCTGCAGCTCATGATGTACAACGACATGTTCCGCATCATGTTCGACCGCAGGTTCGAGTCCGTCGACGACccgctcttcaacaagctcaaggcCATGAACGCCGAGCGCAGCATCCTCTCCCAGAGCTTCGACTACAACTACGGCGACTTCATCCCCATCCTCAGACCCTTCCTCCGCAAGTACCTCAACCGCTGCACAAACCTCAAGACCAAGAGGATGAAGCTCTTCGAGGACCACTTCGTCGCTGACCGCAAGTAAGTACTCTACTGTACCGATTACTTAAATCGTATACTACCTAGGATCATGACAATGGTAATGGTGATCGATGTCAGTCACGTGTAGAGAACCAATTCGAATTCGATTAGCCTGGGATGGTAGTATCCTTTCTCGTGTTTGCATGGTGGTAGTTGACCAGTTGCAATGCTCCGGTGGGTGAGGCAGAGGAGGGCCTTTTAGGAAGGAAACGAGCGAGAGTTTGGTAGTACCTGCACAAGTTAGCTAGGCTTCGGTTTGACGATTAGGTGGCAGATGTGATCCAGATCTGCCCCACCTCACACGTCAATGCTAACGTCATGAACCAGGAATAGTCATGTTTACTCGAACaagttttcttatttttttccttttctgagTGGAAGCGAGTTGTGCACCTAAACTTTGATTCTTTCATTGTTTCAACCTCAAACCATGATGTCAGTCACTGTCGTCCAAACCAATACGCATAGGCAGTGCATTAGCTTCTAATAATAAGAAAACTAAGCAGTAGACGTCCAATTAGATTTTGGGTTAGGTACAGCAGGATCAATGAGAGGAACTGTCCTTTTGTCAGTTGCTTAGTGATGCTACACGGCTAGTGTTTCTTTCTTAAAGAAACCTTTGCTTGGCGTAGCATGCAACCTTCCATCGATGTTAGGTGAAACCTCGCATCACGCGATGGGCCAAGCTAGTTAACTAATTTGGCTTTACAATTGGTTCAAGTCCGACTCACTCATGATACACCGACACTGTAAAGTATCTGGATCTGTTCTGCTCGGTGGAGCTGATGATAGATCACTCGTGCCAGCAACCAGCATGGCTGCACTTTCACTGCATGGGAAGCTTCTGAGATCAGTTGCCTGCTGTCCAACTCAGAAATTAATATGCGTGTGTCATGTCTGATGAATGCAGGAAGGCGCTGGAGCAGAATGGGGAGATCAGGTGCGCCATGGACCACATCCTCGAGGCGGAGAGGAAGGGTGAGATCAACCACGACAACGTCCTCTACATCGTCGAGAACATCAACGTTGCAGGTAAATTTCATAATTCACCCTCTAGCTAGCTTGTTTTGAAAAGGAAAATGTAGTTCTTGATAAAGAAACAAACAGGGTATACTGCATCGTGCATCCAAGCTGGAAATGCAAGGTTTTTTCAGAGTAAAATTCATGCTTCACCTCTAGCTAGCTAATTCTGAAAAGGAAAATGTTGCTCTTGGTAAAGAATCAAGGGAATCCAAGAATCAAACATTGTATACTGTACCATGTTGAAAAAATAAGTCTTCAGAAGACAAGTGGGCTTATTGTTAAATACGTAGTCACAGTGCCCATGCGTAGTCACATGGATGTAGTGAGGTCTAGTCACGATGTTATCTTTGATGACCATCTCTTTCTTAATGAAAAGTAGGACGCACCATAGGAAGCAACCTAATCAGAGCCGCCAGCACCTAACATTTTTGTATAATCTTAATTAACACGAGATTTGGCCGCCAAAGCACGTGCACTACACAAAGAATCCTCTCAGTTCTTGATCAGTAGCTGGTTTTTGACTTGTTGTGATTCAGTTGGATCCCGTCAACATCCTAGGTGTGCACTGAACCCGTATAATACTTATATGAATGAAATGGCGGCCACAACTGAGTCCACGTGATCCCACGTTCTAGTAGCTATAAATTACAGATCATTTCAACAGTCCCTAATCAACTGTCGGTGCAGTAAGACTTATGTTTGACAGCTACTGCATGTTTGTGACAGGGCAAGTTGTAGACTTGTTTCTTGTCAGGATTTGCAGAAGAAACGCAATATACATCCATCAATTAGTACCAGAAAATCTTAAGCTAAGATAGTACTCAGAGTCTCAGATCGAGTGGAGTAGTAGGACAAATTTGGCAATGACCTTAATTTGATTCCTTCTCTGCAGCCATCGAGACAACCCTGTGGTCGATCGAATGGGGCATCGCCGAGCTGGTGAACCACCCGGACGTCCAGTCCAAGCTCCGCGACGAGATGGCCGCCGTTCTGGGCGCCGACGTGGCGGTGACGGAGCCGGACCTCGAGCGCCTCCCGTACCTGCAGTCCGTTGTGAAGGAGACGCTCCGCCTCCGCATGGCCATCCCGCTGCTCGTGCCGCACATGAACCTCAGcgacgccaagctcgccggctacGACATCCCCGCCGAGTCCAAGATCCTCGTCAACGCCTGGTTCCTCGCCAACGACCCCAAGCGGTGGGTGCGCGCCGACGAGTTCAGGCCCGAGCGCTTCCTCGAGGAGGAGAAGGCCGTCGAGGCCCACGGCAACGACTTCCGCTTCGTGCCCTTCGGCGTCGGCCGCCGGAGCTGCCCCGGGATCGTCCTCGCGCTGCCCATCATCGGCATCACGCTCGGACGCCTCGTGCAGAACTTccagctgctgccgccgccggggCAGGACAAGATCGACACCACCGAGAAGCCCGGACAGTTCAGCAACCAGATCCTCAAGCACGCCACCGTCGTCTGCAAGCCGCTCGAGGCCTAGAATTTTCTATTTGATCATATGGAGGCTTCTGACATGCGTGTCTGTGCATGCATGCGTGAACGCTGGTGCCGGGAGATCGATCTATGCACGCATGTGATgtgtattttcctttttttgtgcTTTTATTTTACTTAGTTGCATTTTTGTTGGTCTTCATGTGAGGCGTCATGTTGTAGATTTACTATGTTGGTGATAATGATGTAAAACTTCTTCACTGCGAAGTGAGACGATTACTCATCAGTACACACACTCAGATGGCACTACAAAATTTGCTCCACTACGTCCATTTCAGTTTTTCTTCTTCCACTTCAGTTCCAGCTAGCGTGGTGGCACTCGCAAATgcgaaagcattatttttagtcgATTGAAATTTTCTAACGAATAATTGATGGTTTCAGGTATATCATATTTTTTATAAGAAATAATATGGTTGTAGGACAATAAAAATATTACGACAAAAAAGAATCACATACGAGAGTAACAACTTTAACCAACTTCAATTTACGCAATATTTATTATTGTCATATGTCAAAACACTTGTATATGTTGTTTGTAAGTAATATTAGCTCAGTAGTAAAACCATTTGTGATGTTGGATCACTATGCGATGTTAattaatatttataagctttcttGGTGAATATAAAGGAAAACAATTCAGCATCGCTAATATATGCATAATGATGCTTGGATCGATGTGTTAATCCCTCGTGTAAAGGGTTTCGAAAACCCCTTGAGACATGTTCTCCATTTCCTTTGTATTGAGGTCCAGGTTCTGTCATGACTTTTGAGCTTCCAaatgttgtttttctttctcctccaacaTGACATTCGATGGAAATATTTGGTGTTACGATCTCCCTCACGCAACCATGCAATGTGTGACCCGCTGCATCCACATAATTTTCTCTCTATAAAGCAATTTGTTGATCTCTTTTTCACAATTCGTCCATCTCTTTTTCAAGTCCTACTCTCGCCTCGCGACCCACTTTCATCGGTTGAGCTTCCTCGCACTATCTAGTTGATTCCTTTTCTTCTCTATTTTCTTAGGCACGTTTTTGAAATGAGTAGTCTTCCAGATCGGGCTCTCTATTTTGCGGTTTGTTGTCTGTTCTGCTGAGAGGAGTAGGGAAGTTGTCTGATCGGGATGAAACAATATGTCTCAAACGGTACTCTGGAAATACTGTAGACCATGTAGGTGACTCGACCGTGTGCTCGAGTCTCACTTTAGCGTTGcgtttgattttttttattatcGAAGGCCCATGGTGTGCCAATAAAATCAATGTCATGGAGACCGAAGTGCGAGAGAACCTCATGAAAATTATCATCGGCCTCTCAAACTGCGGAGTGTAGGAGAAGTGCTCCTCTTTCCACATAGTTTCGTTAAAAGCACCCATCATCAGCCAGGGTTTATCAGATCTATGTTGAATTTGGCGGAGCTTAGACTGCATGTGCCGCCAATCATTGGCGGATTTACCATATGGGCACCATGGGCACGTGCCCGGGCTCAATGCCACCGCTTGCAGGAAGAATTCAGCTGAAATTTACGAGTATTACGTTAAATGGGCCAGCTTGGGCCTGCTCTGCTGTTTCCTAGCAGCATAACTTGATCCAACTAGAAACTAGGCCACAAGCTACTTCACGTCACGTAGATTCAGGAAGCTACTCAAATCGATCGGTTGGTTTCTCGTCTGTTCGTCTTCGTCTACTCGCACGGGATAGCAGCGACTCCGTGGCGTGTGCCCTAGATCGAGAAGAGGCCGAGAGGGAGAGGCGAGACGGGGAACTGGGGAAGGAAAGATGGCGCCCGACCGTCGCTCCCATCAGGCTGCGAATCCGCCGTGAGATAGCGACGTGCGGAAACGCAAGCGGCAAGGCCGCGACAACAGCGGCGGGAGCGGGAGTTCCAATCCGGATCCGGCGAACGGTGGCTCATCAACGCTGCAGCTAGGAGGTGAGGCAGGAAGCAGCAGACCAACAAAGACGCCGATGACTACCGGCACCGGTCGTACCCGGCAACTAGGTGAGTTTTTCTCTGTAATTTACATGGGTTGGGGGCGGGGAGGGTTTATATTCAACATCCATAGTTTGATTAGTTTCTGATTTACAATTCAACTTGTTTATATTTCAGATCTGGAGAGATTTCTGCTCCATAAAAGGAATTCACCGCAAGTAGAACCGCTTCAAGACCCATAACCGATTAATGCTAGACCGAGCAAGAGATTTTCAAGGATCTAGAGGATGATGCAATTGTTAGACGATTTCAAGCCATCAAGGATCGGAAAGGAAAATTGCCTAGGCCTAATTAGCACATTATTGGTATGCTCCATTGTCAGAAGTTTACTTTTATCATTGTAAT includes these proteins:
- the LOC124674244 gene encoding trans-cinnamate 4-monooxygenase-like, which codes for MEVLLLEKALLGLFAAAVLAIAVAKLTGKRFRLPPGPSGAPIVGNWLQVGDDLNHRNLMGIAKRFGEVFLLRMGIRNLVVVSSPELAKEVLHTQGVEFGSRTRNVVFDIFTGNGQDMVFTVYGDHWRKMRRIMTVPFFTNKVVAQNRVGWEEEARLVVEDVKADPASATTGTVIRRRLQLMMYNDMFRIMFDRRFESVDDPLFNKLKAMNAERSILSQSFDYNYGDFIPILRPFLRKYLNRCTNLKTKRMKLFEDHFVADRKKALEQNGEIRCAMDHILEAERKGEINHDNVLYIVENINVAAIETTLWSIEWGIAELVNHPDVQSKLRDEMAAVLGADVAVTEPDLERLPYLQSVVKETLRLRMAIPLLVPHMNLSDAKLAGYDIPAESKILVNAWFLANDPKRWVRADEFRPERFLEEEKAVEAHGNDFRFVPFGVGRRSCPGIVLALPIIGITLGRLVQNFQLLPPPGQDKIDTTEKPGQFSNQILKHATVVCKPLEA